In one window of Paraflavitalea soli DNA:
- a CDS encoding DoxX family membrane protein, translating into MNLLHRIEHWGETHHPKWIDLVRVALGIFLCYRGIVFLENMSAELGRIANYVSSGSFWLLSLGHLIVFAHLLGGVLLVLGMLTRFACLINIPILIGAIFFGGSANGLWTPFAQVLLAIVVLLLLCYFLVAGNGRWSFDRYIETTSK; encoded by the coding sequence ATGAATCTCCTACATCGCATTGAGCATTGGGGTGAAACACATCACCCCAAATGGATAGATCTTGTACGTGTAGCATTAGGCATTTTCCTTTGCTACAGAGGAATTGTTTTTTTGGAGAACATGAGCGCCGAGCTGGGGCGCATTGCAAATTATGTATCCTCGGGTTCTTTCTGGCTGCTCTCCCTGGGTCACCTCATTGTATTTGCCCATTTACTGGGCGGCGTATTGCTGGTGCTGGGCATGCTCACCCGTTTTGCCTGTCTTATTAATATACCCATCCTCATCGGCGCTATCTTCTTTGGAGGTTCGGCCAACGGGCTATGGACTCCGTTTGCGCAAGTTTTGCTGGCTATTGTGGTATTGCTGTTGTTGTGCTACTTCCTGGTGGCGGGCAATGGCCGCTGGTCATTTGACCGGTATATAGAAACTACCAGTAAATAA
- a CDS encoding (2Fe-2S)-binding protein encodes MIKLQVNSKSYSVEASPQMPLLWVLRDMLGLTGTKFGCGMAQCGACTVHLNGEAVRSCVTPVARAANQQVTTIEGLSTDLSHPLQRAWLEEDVLQCGYCQSGQLMSAAVLLREKPDPTDEDIDLAMSGNICRCGTYPRVRKAIHRAAQLQKEGGKP; translated from the coding sequence ATGATAAAACTACAAGTCAATAGCAAGAGCTATTCCGTAGAAGCCAGCCCTCAAATGCCCTTACTATGGGTACTGCGTGATATGCTGGGACTTACCGGCACCAAGTTTGGCTGTGGTATGGCCCAGTGCGGCGCCTGTACGGTTCACCTCAACGGCGAAGCGGTACGCTCCTGCGTAACACCTGTTGCCCGGGCCGCTAATCAACAGGTCACTACCATTGAAGGTTTATCCACCGATCTCAGTCATCCCCTGCAACGCGCCTGGCTGGAGGAAGATGTATTGCAATGCGGCTATTGCCAGAGCGGGCAACTCATGTCCGCCGCCGTATTGCTGCGCGAAAAACCCGATCCCACCGATGAAGATATTGACCTGGCCATGAGTGGTAATATCTGCCGCTGTGGCACTTATCCGCGTGTACGCAAAGCCATACACCGCGCCGCCCAATTACAAAAGGAAGGAGGTAAACCATGA